In Gouania willdenowi unplaced genomic scaffold, fGouWil2.1 scaffold_269_arrow_ctg1, whole genome shotgun sequence, one DNA window encodes the following:
- the LOC114459136 gene encoding E3 ubiquitin-protein ligase TRIM39-like isoform X2, translating to MSPACSGTSEHHFLCSICLEVLTDPVTTPCGHNFCKTCISTHWDTSTTSRCPVCNQVFSTKPQLKVNIMMREMVSQFRRESEKKAAAPAEVLCDVCTGTKVKALKSCLDCVISYCETHLKPHLTASGLRRHQLVEPVENLETRMCPKHSKPLELFCQSDQTRVCLMCSVLEHKSHQLVPLGEDLFEDKKVYLQQMIQKRREKLEVIRESVRFRKEAADRGKAEGVEMFTALMELVERGLKELMKTMEEQQEAEEREAEGLIKELEEEIFELMKRSSEVEQLSHSEDHLLQHFCSLKAPPATKDWTEVMVHPSSYEGTVLRAVAQLEDTLSDKMMKIKMLEMKRLQQFAVDVTLDPLTAHPYLVLSDDGKQVYCSDVKKKLLHNKERFSPCACVLGKQSFSSGRFYFEVQVKGKTDWDLGVVKESINRKGYITVTPKNGYWTVALRDGNVYKACEDPSVILHLKRVPEKVGVFVDYEEGVVSFYDVDAAALIYSFTHCCFTHKLHPYFSPGLNYGGKNSAPLIICPVNQSE from the coding sequence ATGTCTCCTGCCTGCAGTGGGACGTCtgaacatcacttcctgtgctcCATCTGTCTGGAGGTGCTCACTGATCCAGTCACCACACCATGTGGACACAACTTCTGCAAAACATGCATCAGCACACACTGGGACACCAGTACCACCAGCAGGTGTCCCGTGTGTAATCAGGTGTTCAGCACTAAACCTCAGCTGAAGGTCAATATTATGATGCGTGAGATGGTTTCTCAGTTCAGACGTGAATCTGAGAagaaagcagcagcaccagcagaAGTTCTCTGTGACGTCTGCACTGGAACCAAAGTAAAGGCCCTGAAGTCCTGCCTGGACTGTGTGATCTCCTACTGTGAGACTCACCTGAAGCCTCATCTGACAGCATCAGGCCTGAGAAGACATCAGCTGGTGGAGCCTGTGGAGAACCTGGAAACCAGGATGTGTCCAAAGCACAGCAAACCTCTGGAGCTGTTCTGTCAGAGCGATCAGACACGTGTCTGCTTGATGTGTTCTGTTTTGGAGCACAAGAGTCACCAGTTAGTCCCTCTGGGAGAAGATCTGTTTGAAGACAAGAAAGTTTATCTTCAGCAGATGATCCaaaagagacgagagaagctgGAGGTGATCAGAGAGTCAGTGAGATTCAGGAAGGAAGCAGCAGACAGAGGGAAAGCTGAAGGTGTGGAGATGTTCACTGCTCTGATGGAGCTTGTTGAGAgaggcctgaaggagctgatgaagacaatggaggagcaacaggaagcagaagagagagaggctgaaggtttgatcaaagagctggaggaggaaatctttgagctgatgaagagaagctctgaggtggagcagctctcccactctgaagaccacctcctccaacacttctgctccctgaaagctcctccagccaccaaggactggacagaggtcatggtccatccatcatcatatgaaggaactgtgctgagagctgtggctcagctggaggacacactcagtgacaaGATGATGAAGATAAAGATGTTAGAGATGAAGAGGCTGCAGCAGTTTGCAGTAGATGTGACTCTTGATCCTCTTACAGCTCATCCTTACCTCgtcctgtctgatgatggaaaaCAAGTTTACTGCAGTGATGTGAAGAAGAAACTTCTACACAACAAAGAGAGATTTTCTCCTTGTGCCTGTGTTTTAGGGAAACAGAGTTTCAGTTCAGGTAGATTTTACTTTGAGGTTCAggttaaaggaaaaactgaCTGGGATTTAGGAGTGGTTAAAGAATCCATCAACAGGAAGGGATATATTACTGTGACTCCTAAGAATGGTTACTGGACTGTGGCActcagagatggaaatgtgtatAAAGCATGTGAAGATCCTTCAGTCATTCTTCATCTGAAGCGTGTTCCTGAgaaggtgggtgtgtttgtggactatgaggagggtgtggtctccttttatgatgtagatgctgcagctctgatctactccttcactcactgctgcttcactcatAAACTACACCCATACTTTAGTCCTGGTTTAAACTATGGTGGTAAAAACTCAGCACCTCTGATCATctgtcctgtcaatcaaagtgaatga
- the LOC114459136 gene encoding E3 ubiquitin-protein ligase TRIM39-like isoform X1 — MGHLTSKFVDMSPACSGTSEHHFLCSICLEVLTDPVTTPCGHNFCKTCISTHWDTSTTSRCPVCNQVFSTKPQLKVNIMMREMVSQFRRESEKKAAAPAEVLCDVCTGTKVKALKSCLDCVISYCETHLKPHLTASGLRRHQLVEPVENLETRMCPKHSKPLELFCQSDQTRVCLMCSVLEHKSHQLVPLGEDLFEDKKVYLQQMIQKRREKLEVIRESVRFRKEAADRGKAEGVEMFTALMELVERGLKELMKTMEEQQEAEEREAEGLIKELEEEIFELMKRSSEVEQLSHSEDHLLQHFCSLKAPPATKDWTEVMVHPSSYEGTVLRAVAQLEDTLSDKMMKIKMLEMKRLQQFAVDVTLDPLTAHPYLVLSDDGKQVYCSDVKKKLLHNKERFSPCACVLGKQSFSSGRFYFEVQVKGKTDWDLGVVKESINRKGYITVTPKNGYWTVALRDGNVYKACEDPSVILHLKRVPEKVGVFVDYEEGVVSFYDVDAAALIYSFTHCCFTHKLHPYFSPGLNYGGKNSAPLIICPVNQSE, encoded by the exons ATGGGACATCTAACGTCAAAG TTTGTGGACATGTCTCCTGCCTGCAGTGGGACGTCtgaacatcacttcctgtgctcCATCTGTCTGGAGGTGCTCACTGATCCAGTCACCACACCATGTGGACACAACTTCTGCAAAACATGCATCAGCACACACTGGGACACCAGTACCACCAGCAGGTGTCCCGTGTGTAATCAGGTGTTCAGCACTAAACCTCAGCTGAAGGTCAATATTATGATGCGTGAGATGGTTTCTCAGTTCAGACGTGAATCTGAGAagaaagcagcagcaccagcagaAGTTCTCTGTGACGTCTGCACTGGAACCAAAGTAAAGGCCCTGAAGTCCTGCCTGGACTGTGTGATCTCCTACTGTGAGACTCACCTGAAGCCTCATCTGACAGCATCAGGCCTGAGAAGACATCAGCTGGTGGAGCCTGTGGAGAACCTGGAAACCAGGATGTGTCCAAAGCACAGCAAACCTCTGGAGCTGTTCTGTCAGAGCGATCAGACACGTGTCTGCTTGATGTGTTCTGTTTTGGAGCACAAGAGTCACCAGTTAGTCCCTCTGGGAGAAGATCTGTTTGAAGACAAGAAAGTTTATCTTCAGCAGATGATCCaaaagagacgagagaagctgGAGGTGATCAGAGAGTCAGTGAGATTCAGGAAGGAAGCAGCAGACAGAGGGAAAGCTGAAGGTGTGGAGATGTTCACTGCTCTGATGGAGCTTGTTGAGAgaggcctgaaggagctgatgaagacaatggaggagcaacaggaagcagaagagagagaggctgaaggtttgatcaaagagctggaggaggaaatctttgagctgatgaagagaagctctgaggtggagcagctctcccactctgaagaccacctcctccaacacttctgctccctgaaagctcctccagccaccaaggactggacagaggtcatggtccatccatcatcatatgaaggaactgtgctgagagctgtggctcagctggaggacacactcagtgacaaGATGATGAAGATAAAGATGTTAGAGATGAAGAGGCTGCAGCAGTTTGCAGTAGATGTGACTCTTGATCCTCTTACAGCTCATCCTTACCTCgtcctgtctgatgatggaaaaCAAGTTTACTGCAGTGATGTGAAGAAGAAACTTCTACACAACAAAGAGAGATTTTCTCCTTGTGCCTGTGTTTTAGGGAAACAGAGTTTCAGTTCAGGTAGATTTTACTTTGAGGTTCAggttaaaggaaaaactgaCTGGGATTTAGGAGTGGTTAAAGAATCCATCAACAGGAAGGGATATATTACTGTGACTCCTAAGAATGGTTACTGGACTGTGGCActcagagatggaaatgtgtatAAAGCATGTGAAGATCCTTCAGTCATTCTTCATCTGAAGCGTGTTCCTGAgaaggtgggtgtgtttgtggactatgaggagggtgtggtctccttttatgatgtagatgctgcagctctgatctactccttcactcactgctgcttcactcatAAACTACACCCATACTTTAGTCCTGGTTTAAACTATGGTGGTAAAAACTCAGCACCTCTGATCATctgtcctgtcaatcaaagtgaatga